A region of Drosophila mauritiana strain mau12 chromosome 3L, ASM438214v1, whole genome shotgun sequence DNA encodes the following proteins:
- the LOC117141711 gene encoding putative U5 small nuclear ribonucleoprotein 200 kDa helicase, whose protein sequence is MADAAARQLQYEYKANSNLVLQADVRLIERPRRDEATGEVCSLVGKLDGTRMGDRYQRTKPEKTEERKVKRQKRDEAQYDFERMKGATLLSEGIDEMVGIVYRPKTQETRQTYEVLLSFIQEALGDQPRDILCGAADEILAVLKNDRLKDRERKKDVDSLLGAVTDERFALLVNLGKKITDFGSDAVNALTAAPNNEEQIDETYGINVQFEESEEESDNDMYGEIRDDDAQDEGEEARIDHTLHAENLANEEAANNVKKERSLHPLDIDAYWLQRCLSKFYKDAMVSQSKAADVLKILKDAADDRDCENQLVLLLGYDCFDFIKQLKLNRQMVLYCTMLASAQTDSERQRIREKMRGNSALAKILRQLDTGKSEDQDEGEARGSKRGKGDAEDGGAAAAGQVAGVRQLLELEEMAFTQGSHFMANKRCQLPDGSYRKQRKGYEEVHVPALKPVPFDANEELQPVDKLPKYVQPVFEGFKTLNRIQSRLYKAALDSDENMLLCAPTGAGKTNVALLTMMREIGKHINEDGTINAQDFKIIYVAPMKSLVQEMVGNFGRRLACYNLTVSELTGDHQLTREQIAATQVIVCTPEKWDIITRKGGERTFVSLVRLVIIDEIHLLHDERGPVLEALVARTIRNIETTQEEVRLVGLSATLPNYQDVATFLRVKPDKGLFYFDNSYRPVSLEQQYIGVTEKKALKRFQVMNEIVYEKTMEHAGRNQVLVFVHSRKETGKTARAVRDMCLEQDTLGSFLKEGSASMEVLRTEAEQVKNTELKELLPYGFAIHHAGMTRVDRTLVEDLFADRHIQVLVSTATLAWGVNLPAHTVIIKGTQVYNPEKGRWVELSALDVLQMLGRAGRPQYDTKGEGILITNHSELQFYLSLLNQQLPIESQFISKLPDMLNAEIVLGTVQHLQDAVNWLGYTYLYIRMLRNPTLYGVSHDAIKADPLLEQHRADLLHTAACCLERSGLIKYDRKTGHFQVTDLGRIASHYYLTHETMLTYNQLLKQTLSEIELFRVFSLSSEFRHISVREEEKLELQKLMERVPIPIKESIEEHSAKVNVLLQAYISQLKLEGFALMSDMVFITQSAARLMRAIFEIVLTRGWAQLADKTLTLCKMIDRRMWQSMTPLRQFKKMPDEIAKKLEKKHFPWGRLYDLEPHELGELIRVPKLGKTIHKFVHQFPKLELSTHIQPITRGTLRVELTITPDFQWDEKVHGQSEGFWVLIEDVDSELILHHEFFLLKQKYSQDEHQLKFFVPVFEPLPPQYFLRIVSDRWIGAETQLPVSFRHLILPEKNMPPTELLDLQPLPISALRQPKFESFYSQRFPQFNPIQTQVFNAVYNSDENVFVGAPTGSGKMTIAEFAIMRLFTTQSDARCVYLVSEEALADLVFADWHSKFGSLDIKVVKLTGETGTDLKLIAKGQLVITTADKWDVLSRRWKQRKNVQLVNLFIVDELQLVGGEEGPVLEIVCSRMRYISSQIEKQIRIVALSASLTDARDVAQWLGCNPNATFNFHPSVRPIPLELHIQGYNVTHNATRIATMSKPVYNAILKYSAHKPVIVFVSSRKQARLTAIDVLTYAASDLQPNRFFHAEEEDIKPFLERMTDKTLKETLAQGVAYLHEGLSASDHRLVEQLFDSGAVQVAVVSRDLCWGMSISAHLVIIMDTQFYNGKNHSYEDYPITDVLQMIGRANRPNEDADAKCVLMCQSSKKDFFKKFINEPLPIESHLDHRMHDHFNAEVVTKTIENKQDAVDYLTWTFLYRRLTQNPNYYNLQGVTHRHLSDHLSELVENTLSDLEQSKCISVEDDMDTLPLNLGMIAAYYYINYTTIELFSLSLNSKTKVRGLLEIISSAAEYEDVVVRHHEEQVLRTLSQRLPNKLTGPNETAPKFNDPHIKTNLLLQAHLSRLQLGPELQGDTEQILSKAIRLIQACVDVLSSNGWLSPAVAAMELAQMVTQAMWSKDSYLKQLPHFSPEIVKWCTEKKIETVFDIMELEDEDRTRLLQLSDLQMADVARFCNRYPNIELNYEVVDKDRINSGSTVNVVVQLEREDEVTGPVIAPFFPQKREEGWWVVIGDPKTNSLLSIKRLTLQQKAKVKLDFVAPSPGKHDYTLYYMSDSYLGCDQEYKFSIEVGDFQSESESESD, encoded by the exons ATGGCGGATGCCGCAGCACGTCAGCTGCAGTACGAGTACAAGGCG AACTCCAATCTTGTGCTGCAAGCCGATGTCCGACTTATCGAACGTCCGCGGCGCGATGAGGCCACTGGCGAGGTGTGTTCCTTGGTGGGAAAGCTGGACGGAACCAGAATGGGAGATCGGTACCAGCGAACGAAGCCGGAGAAAACGGAGGAGCGCAAGGTGAAACGCCAGAAGAGAGACGAGGCCCAGTACGATTTTGAGCGGATGAAGGGCGCCACTCTGCTCTCCGAGGGCATTGACGAGATGGTGGGCATTGTGTATCGACCCAAGACCCAGGAAACTCGACAGACCTACGAGGTCCTGCTCAGTTTCATCCAGGAGGCTCTGGGGGATCAGCCCAGGGATATCCTGTGTGGTGCCGCTGATGAGATTCTGGCTGTCCTCAAGAACGATCGCTTAAAGGATCGGGAGCGAAAGAAGGATGTGGACAGTTTGCTGGGCGCAGTTACAGATGAGCGATTCGCTCTGCTGGTTAACCTGGGCAAAAAGATCACAGACTTTGGCAGCGATGCCGTGAATGCTTTGACTGCTGCTCCCAACAACGAGGAGCAGATCGATGAAACTTACGGCATCAATGTCCAGTTTGAGGAATCCGAGGAGGAGAGCGACAACGACATGTATGGTGAGATTCGCGACGATGATGCCCAGGATGAAGGAGAGGAGGCCCGCATTGATCACACACTGCATGCAGAGAAT CTGGCCAACGAGGAAGCCGCAAATAATGTAAAGAAAGAGCGCTCTTTGCATCCTCTGGACATAGATGCGTATTGGTTGCAGCGTTGTCTGAGCAAGTTCTACAAGGACGCCATGGTGTCGCAAAGCAAAGCCGCCGATGTGCTGAAGATCCTCAAAGATGCCGCTGACGATCGCGATTGCGAAAATCAATTGGTGCTTCTGCTGGGCTACGATTGCTTTGACTTCATTAAGCAACTGAAGCTTAACCGGCAGATGGTCCTGTACTGCACCATGCTCGCCTCAGCTCAAACGGACAGCGAGCGGCAAAGGATTCGTGAGAAGATGCGCGGAAATTCTGCCTTGGCCAAAATCCTTCGGCAATTGGATACGGGAAAGTCAGAGGATCAGGACGAGGGTGAAGCACGGGGAAGCAAGCGTGGCAAAGGCGATGCAGAGGATGGTGGAGCGGCGGCTGCCGGGCAGGTGGCCGGTGTGCGACAGCTACTCGAGTTGGAAGAGATGGCATTCACTCAAGGATCTCACTTTATGGCCAACAAGCGCTGTCAGCTACCCGACGGCTCATACAGGAAACAGCGAAAGGGTTACGAGGAGGTGCACGTGCCTGCACTGAAACCCGTGCCATTTGATGCCAATGAGGAACTTCAACCTGTGGACAAGCTCCCGAAATATGTGCAGCCTGTGTTCGAGGGTTTCAAGACCCTTAATCGTATCCAAAGTCGTTTGTACAAGGCCGCACTGGACAGTGATGAGAATATGCTGCTGTGCGCCCCTACTGGAGCTGGTAAAACTAATGTGGCCCTGCTAACCATGATGCGGGAGATTGGAAAGCACATCAACGAGGATGGTACCATCAATGCGCAGGATTTCAAAATCATTTACGTGGCTCCCATGAAATCGCTGGTGCAGGAAATGGTGGGCAATTTTGGACGACGCCTTGCTTGCTATAATCTGACGGTCTCCGAGTTGACTGGAGATCACCAGCTGACTAGGGAACAGATCGCCGCCACGCAGGTGATTGTGTGCACACCAGAGAAGTGGGATATCATCACACGAAAGGGAGGAGAGCGTACATTTGTGAGCTTAGTGCGATTAGTAATCATCGATGAGATTCACTTGCTCCACGACGAGCGTGGTCCGGTGCTTGAGGCACTGGTGGCACGTACGATAAGGAATATTGAAACTACCCAGGAGGAGGTGCGATTGGTAGGCTTATCTGCCACACTGCCCAACTATCAGGACGTGGCCACCTTCCTACGTGTAAAGCCCGATAAAGGCCTATTCTACTTTGATAACAGCTATCGGCCAGTGTCCCTGGAGCAGCAGTATATCGGTGTGACGGAGAAGAAGGCCCTAAAGCGGTTCCAGGTGATGAACGAGATTGTTTATGAGAAGACCATGGAGCATGCTGGGCGCAATCAGGTCCTGGTCTTCGTACACTCGCGCAAGGAGACTGGAAAAACGGCCAGAGCCGTGAGGGACATGTGCCTGGAGCAGGATACCCTTGGCAGCTTTCTTAAGGAAGGATCAGCAAGCATGGAAGTGCTGAGGACTGAAGCCGAGCAAGTAAAGAACACAGAGCTAAAGGAGTTACTGCCCTACGGCTTCGCCATTCATCATGCTGGAATGACCCGCGTCGATCGTACTTTGGTGGAAGATCTATTCGCTGATCGGCACATTCAAGTTTTGGTTTCCACCGCCACTCTGGCTTGGGGTGTCAATCTACCAGCTCACACTGTAATTATCAAGGGCACGCAGGTATACAATCCGGAAAAAGGACGTTGGGTGGAGCTGAGTGCTTTGGATGTTCTGCAGATGTTGGGTCGTGCTGGACGACCGCAGTATGATACCAAGGGTGAGGGTATTCTTATAACCAATCACAGTGAGTTGCAGTTCTATCTCTCCTTGCTCAACCAGCAGTTGCCGATTGAGTCCCAATTCATCTCCAAGCTTCCTGACATGCTCAATGCAGAGATTGTGCTAGGAACTGTCCAACATCTCCAGGATGCAGTTAACTGGTTGGGCTACACGTATCTGTACATTAGAATGCTGAGGAATCCCACGTTGTACGGAGTTTCCCATGATGCCATCAAGGCTGATCCTCTGTTGGAACAGCATCGTGCTGATCTCCTGCACACCGCAGCTTGCTGTCTGGAGAGGAGTGGTCTCATTAAATACGATCGAAAGACGGGACACTTCCAGGTTACTGATCTGGGACGCATTGCCTCTCACTATTACCTAACCCATGAAACCATGCTGACTTACAACCAGCTGCTCAAGCAAACGCTTAGTGAGATTGAGTTGTTCCGCGTATTCTCCCTATCCTCGGAATTCCGGCATATTTCCGTACGAGAAGAGGAAAAGCTGGAGTTACAGAAGCTCATGGAACGAGTGCCCATTCCCATTAAGGAGTCAATTGAGGAACATAGCGCCAAGGTGAATGTTTTGCTGCAAGCCTATATCTCACAGTTGAAACTGGAGGGCTTTGCATTGATGTCGGACATGGTGTTCATTACCCAATCCGCTGCCCGTTTAATGAGGGCCATTTTTGAGATTGTATTGACCCGCGGATGGGCTCAATTGGCGGACAAAACGTTGACGCTCTGCAAGATGATCGACAGAAGGATGTGGCAATCGATGACACCACTTCGGCAGTTCAAAAAGATGCCCGATGAGATTGCCAAGAAGCTGGAGAAAAAACACTTCCCTTGGGGCAGGCTTTACGATCTAGAGCCACATGAACTTGGTGAGCTGATTAGAGTGCCTAAGCTCGGAAAAACTATTCACAAATTTGTGCACCAGTTCCCCAAATTGGAGCTCTCTACGCACATTCAACCCATAACAAGGGGAACTCTGAGAGTGGAACTCACCATTACACCGGATTTCCAATGGGATGAAAAGGTGCATGGCCAGTCGGAAGGTTTCTGGGTTTTGATTGAAGATGTCGACTCGGAACTCATTCTCCATCACGAGTTTTTCCTGCTGAAGCAGAAGTATTCCCAAGATGAGCACCAGCTTAAGTTCTTTGTGCCTGTCTTTGAACCTCTGCCACCGCAGTACTTCCTTCGCATTGTCTCAGATCGCTGGATAGGTGCAGAGACCCAATTACCAGTTTCTTTCCGACACTTGATTCTGCCCGAGAAGAATATGCCACCTACGGAGCTATTGGATCTTCAACCGCTTCCTATTAGTGCACTCCGGCAGCCGAAATTTGAATCGTTTTATTCGCAACGCTTCCCGCAATTCAATCCCATTCAGACACAGGTCTTCAATGCAGTCTACAATAGTGATGAGAATGTCTTTGTTGGAGCACCAACTGGATCCGGAAAGATGACTATTGCAGAGTTTGCCATCATGCGCTTGTTCACTACCCAATCCGATGCACGATGTGTCTATTTGGTCTCGGAGGAGGCATTGGCGGACTTAGTTTTTGCGGATTGGCATAGCAAATTTGGATCGCTGGATATAAAAGTGGTTAAATTGACCGGCGAAACTGGAACCGATCTTAAGCTGATAGCCAAGGGACAGCTGGTGATCACTACTGCGGATAAGTGGGATGTGTTATCGCGCAgatggaagcagaggaagaacGTACAACTGGTGAACCTGTTCATTGTGGACGAACTGCAGCTGGTGGGTGGCGAAGAAGGTCCTGTTTTGGAAATTGTATGCTCTAGGATGCGATACATTAGCTCGCAGATTGAGAAACAGATCAGAATAGTGGCGTTGTCTGCATCGCTAACGGATGCCAGGGATGTCGCCCAGTGGCTGGGATGTAATCCCAATGCCACTTTCAACTTCCATCCAAGCGTGCGGCCCATTCCGTTGGAGCTGCATATCCAAGGCTATAATGTAACCCACAACGCCACCAGAATTGCCACGATGTCCAAGCCTGTTTACAATGCAATCCTCAAGTACAGCGCCCACAAGCCGGTGATTGTGTTTGTCTCGTCCAGAAAGCAGGCCAGGCTCACTGCAATTGATGTTCTGACCTACGCAGCATCGGATTTGCAACCCAATCGTTTCTTCCATGCTGAGGAGGAGGACATCAAGCCGTTCCTCGAACGAATGACGGATAAAACTTTGAAGGAGACCCTAGCACAAGGAGTGGCCTATCTCCATGAGGGACTATCCGCTTCAGATCATCGCCTGGTGGAGCAGCTGTTTGACTCTGGCGCCGTGCAAGTAGCTGTTGTCTCCAGGGATCTTTGCTGGGGCATGAGCATCTCCGCCCACTTGGTGATCATCATGGACACACAATTTTACAACGGCAAGAATCATTCGTATGAGGACTATCCCATTACCGACGTGCTGCAAATGATTGGTCGAGCCAATCGACCCAACGAAGATGCGGATGCCAAGTGCGTGTTGATGTGCCAGAGCAGCAAGAAGGACTTCTTTAAGAAATTCATCAACGAGCCGCTGCCCATCGAAAGTCATCTGGATCATAGAATGCACGATCACTTTAACGCCGAGGTGGTCACCAAGACAATTGAGAACAAACAGGATGCTGTTGATTATCTTACCTGGACGTTCCTCTACAGAAGATTGACCCAAAATCCCAACTACTACAATCTGCAGGGCGTCACGCATCGCCATCTCTCCGACCACCTTTCGGAGTTGGTGGAGAATACGCTGAGCGATCTAGAACAGTCGAAGTGTATTAGCGTGGAAGATGATATGGATACCCTGCCACTCAATCTGGGCATGATTGCTGCCTACTATTACATCAACTATACAACTATCG AGCTCTTCAGTTTGTCCCTGAACAGCAAAACAAAGGTGCGTGGCCTGCTGGAAATTATTTCATCGGCAGCTGAGTACGAGGATGTGGTGGTCAGGCATCATGAGGAGCAGGTTCTGCGCACGTTGTCTCAGCGACTGCCCAACAAACTCACAGGACCCAATGAAACAGCTCCAAA ATTCAATGATCCGCACATCAAGACTAATTTGCTGCTTCAGGCTCATCTTTCGCGATTGCAATTGGGACCTGAACTGCAAGGCGATACGGAGCAGATACTGAGCAAGGCCATCCGCCTCATTCAGGCCTGTGTAGATGTGCTGAGTTCAAATGGCTGGCTATCGCCGGCTGTGGCTGCCATGGAGCTGGCTCAGATGGTCACGCAGGCCATGTGGAGCAAGGACTCGTACTTGAAGCAGTTGCCGCACTTTAGTCCCGAGATTGTCAAGTGGTGCACAGAGAAG AAAATCGAAACTGTTTTCGATATCATGGAACTGGAGGACGAGGATCGCACTCGCCTGCTGCAGCTCTCCGATTTACAAATGGCCGATGTTGCTCGATTCTGCAACCGGTACCCCAACATTGAGCTGAACTATGAGGTGGTGGACAAGGATCGCATCAACTCAGGATCAACCGTTAATGTTGTGGTTCAACTGGAACGTGAGGATGAGGTCACTGGCCCAGTCATTGCTCCATTCTTCCCGCAGAAACGCGAAGAAGGGTGGTGGGTCGTCATAGGCGATCCCAAGACCAACTCCCTGCTCTCCATCAAACGGCTCACGCTGCAGCAAAAGGCAAAGGTCAAGCTGGACTTTGTGGCACCTAGTCCGGGCAAACACGACTACACTCTGTACTACATGAGCGATTCCTATTTGGGTTGCGATCAGGAGTACAAGTTTTCCATCGAAGTGGGTGACTTCCAGTCGGAAAGCGAGAGCGAGTCAGATTAG
- the LOC117141714 gene encoding circumsporozoite protein — MNLSIPVLFVALICLGAASAFPQLRQRNEKQVQTGDDDLPSKGATIEEVVVESALYIKPKSNPQVRRVRSVLDQISGLQATHKRVKRQFGRQFGGQYAGNAGFGGGFGGESGFGGGFGGNQGFRGNQGFGGNQGFGGNPGFGGNPGFGGNQGGKVQADTSAGAGGTKAGVGVGAGPDGGNANANVELNPLGPLGPSGYNQEQAASNGAAHSNYNNGLNSGSSAASGQAQGFQSQSANGSFGASSASTATQSQNTSPFGSNNAAGASLSQVYHLPNGQTINFSSTNSFANGGANRGSSHGSAVSVSR, encoded by the exons ATGAATCTATCAATTCCGGTGCTATTTGTGGCCCTCATCTGTCTGGGAGCTGCGTCGGCGTTTCCCCAACTAAGGCAGCGCAACGAGAAGCAGGTCCAAACCGGCGATGATGATTTGC CTTCCAAGGGCGCCACAATCGAGGAAGTAGTGGTGGAATCAGCCTTGTACATCAAACCCAAGTCTAACCCACAGGTGCGTCGCGTCCGTTCGGTCCTGGATCAAATATCCGGACTCCAGGCCACTCACAAGAGGGTGAAGCGTCAGTTTGGACGACAATTTGGTGGTCAGTATGCTGGAAATGCGGGATTCGGCGGCGGATTCGGTGGAGAGTCGGGTTTTGGAGGTGGATTCGGCGGTAATCAAGGATTTCGAGGCAACCAGGGATTCGGCGGTAATCAGGGATTCGGCGGTAATCCAGGATTCGGAGGAAATCCCGGATTCGGCGGTAATCAAGGTGGAAAAGTTCAGGCGGACACATCGGCCGGCGCTGGGGGAACCAAAGCGGGTGTTGGTGTTGGTGCCGGACCAGATGGCggcaatgccaatgccaacgTCGAGTTAAATCCGCTCGGACCACTCGGACCCAGTGGTTACAACCAGGAGCAGGCCGCATCCAACGGAGCTGCCCACAGCAACTACAACAATGGACTCAACTCTGGATCCTCGGCCGCCAGTGGGCAGGCTCAGGGCTTCCAGTCGCAGAGTGCCAATGGATCATTCGGTGCCTCCTCCGCTAGCACGGCCACTCAGTCCCAGAACACCAGCCCCTTTGGATCCAATAATGCGGCAGGTGCTTCGCTGAGTCAGGTGTACCATCTTCCCAATGGACAGACAATCAACTTTAGCTCCACGAACAGCTTCGCTAATGGAGGAGCCAATCGTGGCAGTAGCCACGGGTCGGCAGTTTCTGTCAGTCGCTAA